In Nicotiana tabacum cultivar K326 chromosome 2, ASM71507v2, whole genome shotgun sequence, the following proteins share a genomic window:
- the LOC107786425 gene encoding uncharacterized protein LOC107786425, translating to MAKKTQNDLENSDPLPNSGVVEWPCKPTAESSGWPSSWPNDSSKSKLQTPLPTAEEEAANKAQLPALLAVSEYLKATLTLDDDEDDFSEYITDNEDDFDSEDEEEEGFKDYDFFMKLFKEDDGLREYYERNRENGEFCCLVCCGVREKGWKRFKNCGALVQHAVTIAKTKKRRAHRAYCQVVCEILGWDFNRLPSIVLSAGDKAQGNVDDGGEECLSGQCKTTNSVSVSSIEASLLKVSLINENQQGKCGGSTELEHNSPSEATADRSLGDFSKGIRETTKESAEGVFNCLGNTVSKYGADGLLEDLSCLSLEALKVNAEVASNWVEPSKECPIVANDEKESQKDDDVHK from the exons ATGGCAAAGAAAACCCAAAATGACCTCGAAAATTCCGACCCACTTCCAAACTCCGGTGTCGTTGAGTGGCCCTGTAAACCCACTGCTGAATCGTCAGGCTGGCCTTCCAGCTGGCCAAATGACAGTTCAAAATCAAAGTTACAAACCCCTTTGCCCACCGCCGAAGAGGAGGCCGCGAATAAGGCTCAGCTTCCGGCATTGCTCGCTGTTTCTGAATATCTAAAAGCCACACTCACCCTAGACGACGACGAAGATGATTTTTCTGAGTATATAACTGACAACGAAGACGATTTCGACAGTGAGGACGAGGAGGAAGAGGGTTTTAAAGACTACGATTTTTTCATGAAATTGTTCAAGGAAGATGATGGGTTGAGAGAGTACTATGAAAGAAATCGTGAGAATGGGGAGTTTTGTTGTCTTGTGTGTTGTGGAGTACGTGAGAAAGGGTGGAAGAGGTTTAAGAACTGCGGGGCTCTTGTTCAGCATGCCGTAACCATTGCTAAGACCAAGAAGAGACGGGCTCATCGGGCTTATTGTCAGGTCGTTTGCGAAATCCTTGGTTGGGATTTTAATCGCCTTCCTTCCATTGTACTTTCTGCAGGTGATAAGGCTCAG GGGAATGTAGATGATGGTGGTGAAGAATGTTTGAGTGGTCAATGCAAAACCACAAATTCTGTAAGTGTCAGCAGTATTGAAGCGTCTCTGTTGAAAGTGTCTTTGATTAATGAAAACCAACAAGGAAAATGTGGTGGCTCCACTGAATTAGAG CACAATTCTCCAAGTGAAGCCACTGCTGATAGAAGCTTGGGAGATTTCAGCAAAGGTATTCGTGAAACAACCAAAGAGAGTGCAGAGGGGGTCTTTAATTGCCTG GGGAATACTGTGAGCAAATACGGGGCTGATGGACTCTTGGAAGATCTCAGCTGTTTAAGTCTCGAAGCACTGAAAGTGAATGCAGAGGTTGCATCCAATTGGGTG GAACCTTCCAAAGAGTGCCCAATTGTTGCAAATGACGAAAAAGAGAGTCAGAAGGATGATGATGTTCATAAATGA
- the LOC107786426 gene encoding multiprotein-bridging factor 1b, with product MSGGIAQDWEPVVIRKKAPTAAARKDEKAVNAARRSGAEIETIRKSAAGTNKAASSSTTLNTRKLDEDTENLAHQKVPTELKKAIMQARQDKKLTQAQLAQLINEKPQIIQEYESGKAIPNQQIISKLERALGAKLRGKK from the exons atgAGTGGAGGAATAGCACAAGACTGGGAGCCGGTGGTAATCCGCAAGAAGGCGCCTACCGCCGCCGCACGCAAGGATGAGAAAGCCGTCAACGCCGCCCGTCGCTCCGGTGCTGAGATCGAAACCATCCGAAAAT CTGCTGCTGGCACAAACAAAGCTGCCTCCAGTAGTACGACCTTGAACACCAGGAAACTTGATGAAGATACTGAGAATTTGGCTC ATCAAAAGGTACCAACTGAACTGAAGAAAGCCATCATGCAAGCTCGACAAGATAAGAAGCTGACTCAGGCGCAACTTGCCCAG TTGATAAATGAGAAGCCGCAAATCATCCAGGAGTATGAGTCTGGAAAGGCAATTCCAAATCAACAGATAATCTCTAAACTGGAGAGAGCTCTTGGTGCGAAACTTAGAGGAAAGAAATGA